In a genomic window of Opisthocomus hoazin isolate bOpiHoa1 chromosome 19, bOpiHoa1.hap1, whole genome shotgun sequence:
- the ZBTB43 gene encoding zinc finger and BTB domain-containing protein 43, whose translation MESGSSSFRVEFPDFSSTILQKLNQQRQQGQLCDVSIVVQGHLFRAHKAVLAASSPYFCDQVLLKNSRRIVLPDVMNPRVFENILLSTYTGRLVMPAPEIVSYLTAASFLQMWHVVDKCTEVLEGNPTVLCQKMNHGSDHQSPSSSSYNGLVETFELGSGGQTEFHKVQELRDGENEEESSKDELSCQLTEHEYLPSNSSTEHDRLSTGMTSQDGEEGTSDSAEYQYTRPMYSKPSIMSHKRWIHVKPERFEQDCEGVDNPYDEHQVSESMNAIQADHSIQSSGVEDFHIGDKKMEAEFDEQADESNYDEQVDFYGSSMEEFSGERADGNLSAHRQDLMIAAGYGEGIEMATGIKEETSLTGFSHADKLYPCQCGKSFTHKSQRDRHMSMHLGLRPYGCGVCGKKFKMKHHLVGHMKIHTGIKPYECNICGKRFMWRDSFHRHVTSCTKSYQASKAEQSTTEMN comes from the coding sequence ATGGAGTCTGGGTCAAGCTCTTTTCGAGTGGAGTTTCCAGATTTTTCTAGCACCATTTTGCAGAAGTTAAACCAGCAGCGCCAGCAAGGTCAATTATGTGATGTGTCCATTGTAGTTCAGGGCCATCTCTTCAGAGCTCATAAAGCTGTTCTTGCAGCTAGTTCACCTTACTTCTGTGATCAAGTTCTCCTAAAAAACAGCAGGCGAATAGTCCTGCCTGATGTGATGAATCCCAGAGTATTTGAAAACATTCTTCTGTCTACCTATACAGGTCGGCTGGTAATGCCTGCTCCAGAAATTGTTAGTTATTTGACAGCAGCAAGTTTCCTTCAGATGTGGCATGTAGTGGATAAATGCACTGAAGTGCTAGAGGGGAACCCAACAGTTCTGTGTCAGAAGATGAACCATGGCAGTGATCATCAGTCCCCAAGCAGTAGTAGTTACAATGGCCTTGTTGAAACCTTTGAACTTGGCTCTGGAGGACAGACGGAATTCCACAAAGTGCAGGAACTAAGGGATGGTGAAAATGAAGAAGAGAGCTCTAAAGATGAATTGTCATGTCAACTGACAGAACATGAGTACCTTCCCAGTAATTCTTCAACAGAACATGATAGACTTAGCACTGGAATGACAAGTCAGGATGGTGAAGAAGGAACTAGTGATAGTGCAGAGTATCAGTATACCAGACCTATGTATAGCAAACCCAGCATCATGTCTCACAAGCGGTGGATCCATGTGAAACCAGAAAGATTTGAACAAGATTGTGAAGGTGTTGATAATCCTTATGATGAACACCAAGTTTCTGAATCTATGAATGCCATTCAGGCAGATCATTCAATCCAGTCTTCAGGTGTTGAAGACTTTCATATAGGCGACAAAAagatggaagcagaatttgatgaACAGGCAGATGAAAGTAATTACGATGAACAAGTTGACTTCTATGGCTCTTCTATGGAAGAATTTTCTGGTGAAAGGGCAGATGGAAATTTAAGTGCTCACAGACAGGATCTTATGATAGCAGCAGGCTATGGTGAAGGCATTGAAATGGCTACGGGAATTAAAGAAGAAACATCCCTCACTGGATTCTCACATGCTGATAAGCTGTATCCTTGTCAGTGTGGTAAAAGCTTTACACACAAAAGTCAGAGAGATCGGCATATGAGTATGCACCTTGGTCTTCGACCTTATGGCTGTGGTGTCTGTGGTAAGAAATTCAAAATGAAACACCATCTTGTAGGCCATATGAAAATTCATACAGGCATAAAACCATATGAGTGTAACATCTGTGGGAAAAGATTTATGTGGCGGGACAGTTTTCATCGGCATGTGACCTCTTGTACCAAGTCATATCAAGCTTCTAAAGCTGAGCAGAGTACTACTGAGATGAACTAA